A genomic segment from Nonomuraea helvata encodes:
- a CDS encoding NAD-dependent epimerase/dehydratase family protein, with amino-acid sequence MAPHDSTPRALITGGLGFIGGWLARRLLAEGYRVTALDMSGVPGSTAEALGLVRHPAFTVVRGGVTDPGTYADLDDDFEVIVHAAAILGVDRVTRQSIETLDVNIRGTQLCLEFSRRQRLLRRFLLMSTSEVYGPRAGNAYEVSSLSLQTDSMRWSYAASKAACEFLGMAYHHEQGVPVTIVRPFNVYGPHRYSPNAMTTFIARALRGEDLDIRGDGNQRRSWCYISDFVHGLLRCIERPQAVGATFNLGNDAATLSVTELARRIVELSGSASCLRTVDGGGPDVLDRSPSIEKAGRLLGYRPVVGLDAGIARVITSMRASELACSAA; translated from the coding sequence ATGGCACCGCACGACTCCACTCCGCGCGCGCTGATCACCGGCGGTCTTGGATTCATCGGGGGCTGGCTGGCGCGGCGGCTGCTCGCCGAGGGCTACCGCGTGACCGCCCTGGACATGTCCGGCGTGCCGGGCAGCACCGCGGAGGCGCTCGGGCTCGTCAGGCACCCGGCCTTCACCGTCGTACGGGGTGGCGTCACCGACCCCGGCACCTACGCCGACCTGGACGACGACTTCGAGGTCATCGTGCATGCCGCGGCGATCCTGGGCGTCGACCGGGTGACGCGGCAGAGCATCGAGACCCTCGATGTGAACATCAGGGGCACCCAGTTGTGCCTGGAGTTCAGCCGGCGGCAGCGCCTGCTCCGCAGGTTCCTGCTCATGAGCACCAGCGAGGTGTACGGGCCGCGGGCGGGCAACGCCTACGAGGTGTCGTCGCTGTCCCTGCAGACCGACTCGATGCGCTGGAGTTACGCGGCGAGCAAGGCAGCCTGCGAATTCCTCGGCATGGCCTACCACCACGAGCAGGGCGTGCCGGTGACTATTGTCCGGCCGTTCAACGTCTACGGGCCGCACCGTTATTCACCCAATGCGATGACCACCTTCATCGCCCGTGCGCTGCGCGGTGAGGATCTCGATATCCGTGGCGACGGAAATCAACGGAGATCGTGGTGCTACATATCGGATTTCGTACACGGGCTGCTGCGTTGCATCGAGCGGCCGCAGGCGGTCGGCGCGACGTTCAACCTCGGGAACGACGCGGCGACGCTGTCCGTCACCGAGCTGGCGCGCCGGATCGTGGAGTTGTCAGGGTCGGCGTCCTGCCTGCGGACGGTGGACGGGGGCGGGCCCGACGTGCTGGACCGCAGCCCGTCCATCGAGAAGGCGGGACGGCTGCTCGGCTACCGGCCGGTGGTCGGCCTGGACGCCGGGATCGCCCGCGTCATCACGTCCATGCGGGCCAGTGAACTCGCCTGCTCCGCTGCCTAG
- a CDS encoding DegT/DnrJ/EryC1/StrS family aminotransferase, with protein sequence MLTYSRPFWDETELLEIRKVIESGTWTGGPALARFEDELRDALRVPEVVCLSSGTTAIQALLTLLRRPESSGLVVTSSLNFVAVASAALHAGYDLACTDIERDTLNMAPGSLAEVLERLAPRYAQIVVFPVHFAGLPCDIAALSAIARAHGALLAEDACHAIGAAYHPGGPPVGGHPASVGAAFSFHPTKPVAAGEGGALALADPALAGRVRRYRNHNMSREDFLDLEAAVDPGLGPNPWYYQVLAPGSNLRMSDLHAAVGLAQLARLPLSLSRRRALVDRYRAAAAELPGVRLVTPDDSAGSAHHLLPAVFDLDALGMTKREVFEFFRRRGILLQLHYTPIHCQPAFASLPAVRGCAFPVLDEVRRGLFSLPLFHGMTDRDLDQVLRALGDLAERS encoded by the coding sequence GTGCTGACCTACAGCCGTCCTTTCTGGGACGAGACCGAGCTGCTCGAGATCCGGAAAGTCATCGAGTCCGGCACCTGGACGGGGGGCCCGGCACTTGCACGTTTCGAGGACGAGTTGCGGGACGCGCTCCGCGTTCCCGAGGTGGTCTGCCTGTCCAGCGGGACGACCGCGATCCAGGCCCTGCTCACGCTGCTCCGCCGGCCGGAGTCCAGCGGGCTGGTGGTCACGTCGTCGCTCAACTTCGTGGCGGTCGCCTCGGCGGCGCTGCACGCCGGCTACGACCTCGCCTGTACCGACATCGAGCGCGACACCCTCAACATGGCGCCCGGCTCCCTGGCGGAGGTCCTGGAGAGGCTGGCCCCTCGCTACGCGCAGATCGTGGTGTTCCCGGTGCACTTCGCGGGCCTGCCGTGCGACATAGCGGCCCTCTCGGCGATCGCCCGAGCGCACGGCGCGCTCCTGGCCGAGGACGCCTGCCACGCGATCGGGGCCGCCTACCACCCCGGCGGCCCGCCGGTCGGAGGCCATCCGGCGAGCGTCGGCGCCGCCTTCAGCTTCCATCCGACCAAGCCGGTGGCCGCGGGAGAGGGCGGCGCGCTGGCGCTGGCCGATCCGGCGCTGGCCGGGCGCGTGCGCCGCTACCGCAACCACAACATGTCCCGCGAGGACTTCCTCGACCTCGAGGCGGCGGTGGATCCAGGCCTGGGCCCCAACCCCTGGTACTACCAGGTGCTCGCGCCCGGTTCCAACCTGCGCATGTCGGACCTCCACGCGGCCGTCGGGCTGGCCCAGCTGGCACGCCTGCCGTTGAGTCTGAGCCGCCGCAGGGCCCTCGTGGACCGATACCGGGCGGCCGCCGCGGAGCTGCCTGGCGTCCGGCTGGTCACGCCGGATGACAGCGCCGGCTCCGCACACCATCTCCTGCCGGCGGTCTTCGACCTGGACGCGCTCGGTATGACCAAGCGCGAGGTCTTCGAGTTCTTCCGCCGCCGGGGGATCCTGCTGCAACTGCACTACACCCCGATCCACTGCCAGCCCGCCTTCGCATCGCTGCCCGCCGTGCGGGGCTGCGCCTTCCCGGTGCTCGACGAGGTGCGCAGGGGGCTGTTCAGCTTGCCGCTCTTCCACGGCATGACGGACCGTGACCTGGACCAGGTGCTGCGCGCGCTGGGCGACCTCGCGGAGAGAAGCTGA
- a CDS encoding ADP-ribosylglycohydrolase family protein — translation MRDRLMRKANGTEVRHRQVVPPIESAAVADEAADRRYRRIWGALAGLAYGDAQGQPFVFYRPAQVTEVYGADPDWPVPVPAAPGRRCWMRYEASDDTFQSLCVAQSLISRQRLDTEDIAARLAALPGRYASAQSAIHDLRARRRGGDVRMASLGAGAAMRIAPVALAFANNDLPGLVAAVAAASRISHTARSTISGAAAAAAFVRAMLRDDDVTAGVRQALEASALAAPYGEEDGAPPLHEAISRALEHCDDLESLLPADIDACKDVTYVVPIAFAVIWRHRHTMSLPDAVLDAVRIGADADTQGAIVGYMAGSANPASVPYDVIGLIEDRNAFRLSETAVALWRMTLCPSDGSDRWV, via the coding sequence GTGCGTGACAGGCTGATGCGGAAGGCGAACGGCACGGAGGTCCGCCACCGCCAGGTCGTGCCGCCGATCGAGAGCGCGGCCGTCGCGGATGAGGCGGCCGACCGCAGGTACCGCCGGATCTGGGGAGCCCTCGCCGGGCTGGCCTACGGCGACGCCCAGGGGCAGCCGTTCGTGTTCTACCGGCCCGCCCAGGTCACCGAGGTCTACGGCGCCGACCCCGACTGGCCGGTGCCGGTCCCGGCCGCCCCCGGTCGCCGGTGCTGGATGCGGTACGAGGCGAGCGACGACACGTTCCAGAGCCTGTGCGTGGCGCAGAGCCTGATCAGCAGGCAGCGCCTGGACACCGAGGACATCGCCGCCCGGCTCGCGGCGCTCCCCGGCCGGTACGCCAGCGCCCAATCGGCCATTCACGACCTGCGGGCACGGCGGCGCGGCGGCGACGTGCGAATGGCCAGCCTGGGCGCCGGCGCGGCGATGCGGATCGCCCCGGTCGCGTTGGCCTTCGCCAACAACGACCTGCCCGGCCTGGTCGCCGCCGTGGCCGCGGCCTCCCGCATCTCGCACACCGCCCGCAGCACGATCTCAGGTGCCGCGGCGGCCGCCGCGTTCGTGCGCGCCATGCTCCGCGACGACGACGTCACCGCCGGGGTACGGCAGGCGCTGGAGGCCAGCGCGCTCGCGGCCCCGTACGGCGAGGAGGACGGCGCGCCGCCGCTGCACGAGGCGATCAGCCGTGCCCTCGAACACTGCGACGACCTCGAATCGCTGCTGCCGGCCGACATCGACGCCTGCAAGGACGTGACTTACGTGGTGCCGATCGCCTTCGCCGTCATCTGGCGGCACCGCCATACGATGTCGCTGCCCGACGCCGTCCTGGACGCGGTCAGGATCGGGGCGGACGCCGACACGCAGGGCGCGATCGTGGGGTACATGGCGGGCAGCGCCAATCCCGCTTCGGTGCCGTACGACGTCATCGGCCTCATCGAGGACAGGAACGCCTTCCGGCTCAGCGAGACCGCGGTGGCCTTGTGGCGCATGACGCTGTGCCCCTCGGACGGATCTGACAGGTGGGTCTGA
- a CDS encoding Ldh family oxidoreductase, translating into MADAYLDLLYSYGLTAAEAAATLRALTFGERSGTTSHGLRRLTRGFVQDVLDAGLCEPGVEPVYHGERNGLLCWDARGGIGYYALEKVLTTVLGERRDSFVLQIANLYPTNTLAQPAELLCEAGYLCFLASRSPARVIGPVGGREVVHAAPVIGTNAQAWGCPGAEGEHVVFDGSLAAMTNGDVLTGSRPFDESAFLTTAHARARTPSDVFTDSGFRGFVRPMGGGGDHKGFGVLLAAEMLHWLGNDGSPGSTFVMAIRPPDPAAFEAARQAFEERYRRSLRFADGGPPRLPHERARAARRGTTDDGVLAELAGELPPVPERTRSLLRVRLPAGAPSVIAPSGRAIPAGTPAAGLLDLLARENRVSARAARFPEDVADLEPGGLAYTDPAGMAARCAWLPLERSRLDAVLTDGLLRAAPQASWVVPAGSAPSSAQSPVRPAVVMIEPDDAGRLPEISGRFPGSLVGVLGEEPVLGADVVVFPSGEGTLDLEAVALPQPYDGRSPGSHRAARLREVLERVLADTGLDLSLAELTRLATGETQPGRQFFDSWAREGYALPSLSQHAQLLEACIGTMAFEPGHRVLDLGCGDGKLAVRLPEVAQLDLLDLSKEMLDRIPLERLRAGTVRRLHTSFSQWTGTGYDRLAAIMSMHHFDHDEIGRVLTSCRARLGSGGRMFLGESFLDTHDLAAPGVIDRICDVYLRKIVNAARQGCLPHAVRDVQIMGRVLRGEGEHMRTRLQWRALLEDSGFRVVEERTTAPEIMYGYLVAEPA; encoded by the coding sequence GTGGCTGACGCATATCTCGATCTGCTCTATTCCTACGGCCTCACCGCGGCGGAGGCGGCGGCCACCCTGCGCGCTCTGACGTTCGGCGAGCGCTCGGGAACGACGAGCCACGGCCTGCGCCGCCTCACCCGCGGATTCGTCCAGGACGTGCTCGACGCCGGTCTCTGCGAACCCGGCGTCGAGCCGGTGTACCACGGCGAGCGGAACGGGCTGCTGTGCTGGGACGCCCGCGGCGGCATCGGCTACTACGCCCTGGAGAAGGTCCTCACGACCGTGCTGGGCGAGCGGCGCGACTCCTTCGTCCTGCAGATCGCCAACCTCTACCCCACGAACACCCTCGCCCAGCCGGCCGAGCTGCTGTGCGAGGCGGGCTACCTGTGTTTCCTGGCCTCCAGGTCGCCGGCCCGGGTGATCGGGCCGGTGGGCGGCCGCGAGGTGGTCCACGCCGCGCCCGTCATCGGCACCAACGCCCAGGCCTGGGGCTGCCCAGGTGCGGAGGGAGAGCACGTCGTCTTCGACGGCTCGCTGGCCGCGATGACCAACGGCGATGTCCTGACCGGCTCCCGTCCCTTCGACGAGTCGGCCTTCCTGACCACGGCGCACGCTCGCGCGCGCACACCCTCGGACGTCTTCACGGACAGCGGGTTTCGCGGTTTCGTCCGCCCGATGGGGGGTGGCGGCGACCACAAGGGCTTCGGCGTGCTGCTCGCCGCCGAGATGTTGCACTGGCTGGGGAACGACGGGAGCCCGGGCTCCACTTTCGTGATGGCGATCAGGCCTCCCGACCCGGCGGCGTTCGAGGCGGCGCGGCAGGCGTTCGAGGAGCGTTACCGCCGCTCGCTGAGGTTCGCCGACGGTGGCCCGCCACGGCTGCCGCACGAGAGGGCGCGGGCGGCGCGGCGCGGGACCACCGACGACGGGGTGCTGGCCGAACTGGCGGGCGAGCTGCCGCCGGTACCCGAGCGAACGCGCTCGCTCCTGCGGGTGCGCCTTCCCGCTGGCGCACCGTCGGTCATCGCCCCCTCGGGCCGCGCCATACCGGCGGGCACGCCCGCCGCCGGCCTCCTCGACCTGCTGGCCCGTGAGAACCGCGTGTCGGCGCGGGCCGCGCGCTTCCCCGAGGACGTGGCGGACCTGGAGCCCGGCGGCCTCGCCTACACCGACCCGGCCGGCATGGCGGCCCGGTGCGCCTGGCTACCGCTGGAGCGGTCACGCCTGGACGCCGTCCTCACGGACGGGCTCCTGCGGGCGGCCCCACAGGCGAGCTGGGTGGTCCCGGCCGGCAGCGCGCCGTCTTCCGCGCAGTCGCCGGTCCGCCCCGCCGTCGTCATGATCGAGCCCGACGACGCCGGCCGCCTGCCGGAGATCTCGGGACGGTTCCCCGGGTCGCTGGTGGGCGTGCTGGGCGAGGAGCCGGTTCTGGGCGCCGACGTCGTCGTCTTTCCCTCGGGGGAGGGGACCCTGGACCTGGAGGCTGTCGCCCTCCCGCAGCCGTACGACGGCCGCTCGCCGGGAAGCCACCGGGCGGCGCGGCTGCGCGAGGTGCTCGAACGCGTGCTCGCCGACACCGGCCTCGATCTCTCGCTCGCCGAGCTGACCAGGCTCGCCACCGGCGAGACGCAGCCCGGCCGCCAGTTCTTCGACTCCTGGGCGCGAGAGGGGTACGCGCTGCCGTCCCTGTCCCAGCACGCCCAGCTCCTAGAGGCCTGCATAGGGACCATGGCGTTCGAGCCCGGCCATCGCGTGCTCGACCTCGGGTGCGGCGACGGGAAGCTCGCCGTCCGCCTCCCCGAGGTCGCCCAGCTCGACCTGCTCGACCTGAGCAAGGAGATGCTCGACCGGATCCCGCTGGAGCGGCTGCGCGCGGGCACCGTCCGGCGCCTGCACACCAGCTTCTCGCAGTGGACGGGGACCGGCTACGACCGGCTGGCCGCCATCATGTCGATGCACCACTTCGACCATGACGAGATCGGCCGGGTGCTGACGTCCTGCCGCGCCCGCCTCGGGTCGGGCGGCCGGATGTTCCTCGGCGAGAGCTTCCTCGACACGCATGACCTGGCGGCTCCCGGCGTGATCGACCGCATCTGCGACGTCTACCTCAGGAAGATCGTGAACGCGGCCCGCCAAGGCTGCCTCCCGCACGCGGTCCGCGACGTGCAGATCATGGGCCGGGTCCTGCGCGGCGAGGGCGAGCACATGCGCACCCGGTTGCAGTGGCGCGCCCTCCTGGAAGACAGCGGTTTCCGGGTGGTCGAGGAGCGGACCACGGCTCCGGAGATCATGTACGGCTATCTGGTGGCCGAGCCGGCGTGA
- a CDS encoding PqqD family protein, with the protein MNLADYPVREKTVRAYRVQGETILFRYIDRYRTNEVGGFIVALCDGRHSGEDIVQELRKRYDIEPERAISVTTRFLEEMLAKGFLTLTAAAL; encoded by the coding sequence ATGAACTTGGCTGACTATCCGGTCCGCGAGAAAACGGTCAGGGCGTATCGCGTACAGGGAGAAACGATTCTCTTCCGGTACATCGACCGGTACAGGACCAATGAGGTGGGCGGTTTCATCGTCGCTTTGTGCGATGGCCGGCACTCCGGTGAGGACATTGTCCAGGAGCTGCGGAAGCGTTATGACATCGAGCCGGAACGAGCCATCTCCGTGACCACCCGATTTCTTGAGGAAATGCTCGCCAAAGGCTTCCTGACGCTGACGGCCGCAGCGCTCTGA
- a CDS encoding ABC transporter ATP-binding protein: MGLPHGANPAIEAVNLSRSYQIRSGWLRPRTKTIDAVRGVSFTIERGELFGLLGPNGAGKTTTIKMLNTLLLPTDGTARVLGFDVTEHPVEVRRRIGYVFGGDKGLYDRLSALDNLRYFAELYGVEAARQLPRIHELLELVGLSGRERERVEGYSRGMRQRLHIARGLLHEPEVLFLDEPSIGVDPVAARALRETVEGLNAQGVTILLTTHYMAEADELCDRIAVIADGVIQVIGTPEALKSGVAADTVVEIEVAGLTGEHEASLRALSGVLWVEAEKTEAQACLLTIRAKAGADIYSAALGILAGLHIVRVSGREPSLEDAYVAIVGGPAYRASAETP; encoded by the coding sequence ATGGGCCTTCCACATGGCGCGAACCCGGCCATCGAGGCCGTGAACCTCAGCCGGTCGTACCAGATCCGGTCGGGCTGGCTGAGGCCGAGGACCAAGACGATCGACGCGGTGCGGGGCGTCAGCTTCACTATCGAGCGGGGCGAGCTGTTCGGTCTTCTCGGGCCCAACGGCGCCGGCAAGACGACCACCATCAAGATGCTCAACACACTGCTCCTGCCCACCGACGGCACGGCCCGGGTGCTGGGGTTCGACGTCACCGAGCACCCGGTCGAGGTACGGCGCCGCATCGGGTACGTCTTCGGCGGCGACAAGGGCCTCTACGACCGCCTCAGCGCCCTGGACAACCTGCGCTACTTCGCCGAGCTGTACGGGGTCGAGGCCGCGCGCCAGCTGCCCAGGATCCACGAGCTGCTGGAACTGGTCGGGCTGTCGGGCCGCGAGCGCGAGCGCGTCGAGGGCTACTCGCGAGGCATGCGGCAGCGGCTGCACATCGCCAGGGGACTGCTGCACGAGCCGGAGGTCCTGTTCCTGGATGAGCCATCCATCGGCGTGGACCCGGTCGCCGCCCGCGCCCTGCGCGAGACGGTCGAAGGGCTGAACGCCCAAGGCGTCACGATCCTGCTGACCACGCACTACATGGCGGAGGCGGACGAGCTCTGCGACCGGATCGCGGTCATCGCCGACGGCGTCATCCAGGTCATCGGCACGCCTGAGGCGCTGAAGTCCGGCGTGGCGGCCGACACGGTGGTCGAGATCGAGGTCGCGGGACTGACCGGCGAGCACGAGGCGTCGCTGCGGGCGCTGTCGGGCGTGCTGTGGGTGGAGGCCGAGAAGACCGAGGCCCAGGCCTGCCTGCTGACCATCAGGGCCAAGGCCGGGGCCGACATCTACTCCGCCGCGCTCGGGATCCTGGCCGGCCTGCACATCGTGCGCGTGTCGGGCCGCGAACCCAGCCTGGAGGACGCCTACGTGGCCATCGTGGGCGGCCCCGCGTACCGCGCCTCCGCAGAGACGCCATGA
- a CDS encoding ABC transporter permease: MRYHSPRLLRVVYLGVRAQFLTMSRARLLIVFNVLTPVVYAIIATYLYGADRPDKLLQVSVGAGLMGVWTSVLFGSGGAIQNKRWAGLLEPLISTPAPFSVVLFSISLATSIVGIYAMIATVLWGAVFFGIPLAFPSPPLFLAATVVCVLAMGMMGMLLASTFVFMRNANALANTLDHPIWLLSGMLVPISTLPGWLHPLAWVLPSTWGAAAVHNTLNGGPVLWPMAAALGLGAGYLLLSLLALRRVEYLARRQATLALA; encoded by the coding sequence ATGAGGTACCACTCGCCCCGCCTCCTGCGCGTCGTCTATCTCGGTGTGCGGGCCCAGTTCCTGACGATGTCGCGGGCGAGGCTGCTCATCGTCTTCAACGTGCTCACCCCTGTCGTGTACGCCATCATCGCGACGTACCTGTACGGCGCGGACCGCCCCGACAAGCTCCTGCAGGTCAGCGTGGGCGCGGGCCTGATGGGCGTGTGGACCTCCGTGTTGTTCGGCTCGGGCGGCGCCATCCAGAACAAGCGCTGGGCGGGCCTGCTGGAGCCGCTGATCTCGACGCCCGCCCCCTTCTCGGTGGTCCTGTTCTCCATCTCCCTGGCCACCTCGATCGTCGGCATCTACGCCATGATCGCGACCGTGCTGTGGGGGGCGGTGTTCTTCGGCATCCCCTTGGCGTTCCCGTCACCGCCGCTGTTTCTCGCGGCCACCGTCGTCTGCGTGCTGGCCATGGGCATGATGGGCATGCTGCTGGCCTCGACCTTCGTCTTCATGCGCAACGCCAACGCGCTGGCCAACACCCTGGACCATCCGATCTGGCTGCTGTCCGGCATGCTGGTGCCGATCTCCACTCTGCCCGGCTGGCTGCACCCGCTGGCCTGGGTCCTGCCGAGCACCTGGGGCGCGGCGGCGGTGCACAACACGCTCAACGGCGGCCCGGTGCTCTGGCCCATGGCCGCGGCGCTCGGGCTGGGCGCCGGGTACCTCCTTCTGTCGCTGCTGGCGCTGCGCCGCGTGGAGTACCTGGCCCGCCGGCAGGCGACGCTCGCCCTGGCCTGA
- a CDS encoding ABC transporter permease: MRTLRLAGVGGVLAYRALFNWTSPSLFIGSLMAAPVFQLLFFVYLGREIGVADDNFYVLGNILLASTGACVTGGTMAIANERRYGTLGPLLLSPRSRLVLWGGRALPYVGNALLVMTFTLACAALTVGLRMPASHIPGLVLALLAASVSGTAFGMVIGSIGLRARNTMVMANIAYTLLILLTGTIVSHDTLPGWMAAIGSVLPLTYATEAVRACSAGADMAVVLGHIGKELAVCLCYAALATALLKYFERSSRAGASLDAV; this comes from the coding sequence ATGCGTACGCTCCGGCTCGCGGGTGTCGGCGGGGTCCTGGCCTACCGGGCCCTGTTCAACTGGACGAGCCCGTCCCTGTTCATCGGCTCGCTGATGGCCGCTCCCGTGTTCCAGCTGCTGTTCTTCGTCTACCTCGGCCGGGAGATCGGCGTCGCCGACGACAACTTCTACGTCCTGGGCAACATTCTGCTGGCCTCCACCGGCGCCTGTGTGACCGGCGGGACGATGGCGATCGCGAACGAGCGGCGCTACGGCACGCTCGGTCCCCTGCTGCTGAGCCCGCGCAGCCGCCTCGTGCTCTGGGGCGGGCGGGCCCTGCCCTACGTCGGCAACGCCCTGCTGGTGATGACGTTCACGCTGGCCTGCGCCGCCCTGACGGTGGGTCTGCGGATGCCGGCCTCGCACATCCCGGGGCTGGTCCTCGCCCTGTTGGCGGCGAGCGTGTCCGGCACGGCGTTCGGCATGGTCATCGGCTCGATCGGACTGCGGGCCAGGAACACCATGGTCATGGCGAACATCGCCTACACCCTGCTCATCCTGCTGACCGGGACCATCGTCTCGCACGACACCCTTCCCGGCTGGATGGCCGCCATCGGAAGCGTGCTGCCGCTCACCTACGCCACCGAGGCGGTCCGTGCCTGCTCCGCCGGCGCGGACATGGCGGTCGTCCTCGGCCACATAGGCAAGGAGCTGGCCGTCTGCCTGTGCTACGCGGCCCTGGCCACCGCCTTGCTGAAGTACTTCGAGCGGAGCAGCCGCGCAGGCGCCTCGCTCGATGCGGTCTGA
- a CDS encoding MurT ligase domain-containing protein, producing the protein MRLRLAVLAGRACAAYFRAASLPGSGTIAGRVVLALAPDALLRLTASRAVVLVSGTNGKTTTTRMICEALRGTGRVASNDTGANMPAGLVTALVLQRRTGYAVLEVDERYLALACAQTRPAAVVLLNLSRDQLDRNPETALVARAWREIPHGPATRVVANCDDPNVYWAAARSPLVTWVSMGDAWHDAWWCPACGQPLTREASGTWACLGCGLERPDPDWLAEGRCVTCVRTGESYKPELRLPGRVNVANAAMALAVAASLGQPVEPTVTALEGVESIAGRYGVTEMCGRRVRLLLAKNPASWAEIFRMIKHSPGVLLVLNARELDGQDTSWIWDVDFRELAGQTVLVTGERRLDLAVRLDLAEVEFKLVSSLEEACALAPTGPLDVVANYTAFLDLVRRFGPGSTRTWSRRT; encoded by the coding sequence ATGCGGCTGCGTCTGGCCGTACTCGCGGGAAGGGCCTGCGCGGCCTACTTCCGGGCCGCCTCCCTGCCGGGGAGCGGAACGATAGCGGGCCGGGTGGTGCTGGCTCTCGCGCCGGACGCGCTCCTGCGGCTGACGGCCTCCCGGGCCGTGGTGCTGGTCAGCGGCACCAACGGGAAGACCACCACGACCAGGATGATCTGCGAGGCGCTTCGCGGGACCGGCCGGGTGGCCAGCAACGACACCGGCGCGAACATGCCCGCCGGGCTGGTCACAGCGCTGGTCCTGCAGCGGCGGACCGGCTACGCGGTGCTCGAAGTGGACGAGCGCTACCTGGCGCTCGCCTGCGCGCAGACCCGTCCGGCGGCTGTCGTCCTGCTCAACCTGAGCAGGGACCAGCTGGACAGGAACCCGGAGACGGCCCTCGTCGCCCGGGCGTGGCGGGAGATCCCGCACGGCCCGGCGACGAGGGTGGTGGCCAACTGCGATGACCCGAACGTCTACTGGGCAGCGGCGCGTTCTCCCCTGGTCACGTGGGTCTCGATGGGGGATGCCTGGCACGACGCGTGGTGGTGCCCGGCCTGCGGCCAGCCGCTGACCAGGGAGGCGTCCGGTACCTGGGCCTGTCTGGGCTGCGGGCTCGAACGTCCCGACCCTGACTGGCTGGCCGAGGGGCGCTGCGTGACCTGCGTGCGCACGGGCGAATCGTACAAGCCGGAGCTCAGGCTGCCGGGGCGGGTCAACGTCGCCAACGCCGCCATGGCCCTGGCCGTGGCCGCCTCGCTCGGGCAGCCCGTGGAGCCGACGGTGACCGCGCTGGAAGGCGTCGAGTCGATCGCCGGGCGCTACGGCGTCACGGAGATGTGCGGCAGGCGCGTCCGGCTGCTGCTGGCCAAGAATCCCGCGAGCTGGGCGGAGATCTTCCGCATGATCAAGCATTCGCCCGGGGTCCTGCTCGTGCTCAACGCCCGCGAGCTGGACGGCCAGGACACGTCCTGGATCTGGGACGTCGACTTCCGTGAGCTGGCGGGCCAGACGGTGCTGGTCACCGGGGAGCGCCGGCTGGATCTCGCGGTACGGCTGGACCTGGCCGAGGTCGAGTTCAAGCTCGTGTCCTCGCTGGAGGAGGCGTGCGCCCTTGCGCCGACCGGCCCGCTCGACGTCGTGGCGAACTACACCGCGTTCCTCGACCTGGTCAGGCGGTTCGGGCCGGGCTCCACTCGGACATGGTCCCGCCGGACTTGA
- a CDS encoding polyphenol oxidase family protein has translation MITLTAGGVRMAFTDRHAGVSLSPAEVLRLGTRAADAVRRRRRADVARGFGLSPDRVVFLRQVHGADVSHVTGPFLDTPPALDGAWTDRAGLAIAVLVADCAPVLLADPVAGLVGAAHAGRMGIAAGVVSALVAAMEKGGAVPSRMTALIGPAACVLCYEVSVEIREVTAAAVPEAWGTTRRGTPGVDLRAAVAGQLSRSGVGDVRHDGRCTVESADLYSYRREGPTGDFAGYVWRA, from the coding sequence ATGATCACGCTGACCGCCGGCGGCGTCCGGATGGCGTTCACCGACCGGCACGCGGGGGTGAGCCTCTCCCCGGCGGAGGTCCTGCGGCTGGGGACACGGGCGGCCGACGCCGTCAGGCGGCGGAGGCGCGCGGACGTGGCGCGCGGCTTCGGTCTGTCACCGGACCGGGTGGTGTTCCTGCGTCAGGTGCACGGCGCCGACGTCAGCCACGTCACGGGGCCGTTCCTCGACACGCCTCCCGCTCTTGACGGCGCCTGGACCGACAGGGCCGGGCTGGCGATAGCCGTCCTGGTGGCCGACTGCGCACCCGTGCTGCTGGCGGATCCGGTGGCCGGCCTGGTGGGAGCCGCGCACGCCGGTCGGATGGGGATCGCGGCCGGGGTGGTGAGCGCGCTGGTGGCGGCCATGGAGAAGGGCGGCGCCGTGCCCTCGCGGATGACCGCGCTCATCGGGCCCGCTGCCTGCGTCCTGTGTTACGAGGTGTCCGTGGAGATCCGGGAGGTGACGGCCGCGGCGGTCCCGGAGGCGTGGGGGACGACCCGGCGGGGCACGCCCGGAGTCGATCTCCGCGCCGCCGTCGCCGGGCAGCTCAGCCGGTCGGGGGTAGGCGACGTGCGCCACGACGGCCGGTGCACCGTCGAGTCCGCCGACCTGTACTCCTACCGACGGGAAGGCCCGACGGGCGACTTCGCGGGCTACGTCTGGCGGGCGTAG